In Aquimarina sp. TRL1, a single window of DNA contains:
- a CDS encoding VWA domain-containing protein: MKKKKNKFINGFHFTPYQAPEQSPFEKLFEIFQEVITHTSGDFDEALDWLRELDKEYQLTDASYTLDDFIEDLKKKGYLREELQPDGKGKLSITAKTEQAIRKRALDQIFGKLKRSGRGNHRTQYIGTGDEQAGEFRSYQYGDALEHISMTESLKNAQINHGIGELHLTENDLVVEETRFQAQMSTVLMIDISHSMILYGEDRITPAKKVAMALAELITTRYPKDTLDILVFGNDAWPIAIKDLPYLQVGPYHTNTVAGLQLAMDILRRKRNTNKQIFMVTDGKPSCLKLPNGEYYKNSNGLDRHIVSKCYMMAQQARKLHIPITTFMIAKDPYLMQFVREFTYANQGKAFYTGLKGLGEMIFEDYESNRKKRIKS; this comes from the coding sequence ATTACTCATACCTCAGGGGATTTTGATGAGGCACTGGATTGGTTACGGGAATTAGATAAAGAATACCAGCTAACCGATGCGTCATATACTTTGGATGATTTTATAGAAGACCTAAAGAAAAAAGGATATCTGAGAGAAGAGCTGCAACCGGACGGGAAAGGAAAACTATCCATTACTGCTAAAACAGAACAAGCCATACGAAAGCGTGCATTGGATCAGATTTTCGGGAAATTAAAACGAAGTGGACGGGGTAATCACCGTACCCAGTATATCGGGACTGGTGATGAGCAAGCAGGAGAGTTTAGAAGCTATCAATATGGGGATGCTTTGGAGCATATTTCTATGACGGAGAGTTTAAAAAATGCACAAATCAATCACGGGATAGGAGAGCTACATCTAACAGAAAATGATCTGGTGGTGGAAGAGACCCGTTTTCAGGCACAGATGAGTACGGTGTTGATGATTGATATTAGTCATAGTATGATTTTATACGGAGAAGACAGAATCACTCCGGCTAAGAAAGTAGCAATGGCACTAGCCGAATTGATAACTACCCGATATCCCAAGGATACCTTGGATATATTAGTATTCGGAAACGATGCTTGGCCGATTGCTATTAAAGACTTGCCATATTTGCAAGTAGGTCCCTATCATACCAATACAGTAGCAGGGTTGCAATTAGCAATGGATATATTAAGGCGTAAGAGAAATACCAATAAACAGATCTTTATGGTTACCGATGGAAAGCCCAGTTGCTTAAAACTGCCTAATGGAGAATATTATAAAAACAGTAATGGATTGGATAGGCATATTGTAAGCAAGTGTTATATGATGGCACAGCAAGCCAGAAAATTACATATACCGATTACTACCTTTATGATCGCTAAAGACCCTTATCTTATGCAGTTTGTCCGGGAATTTACTTATGCTAATCAAGGAAAAGCCTTTTATACCGGATTAAAAGGACTGGGGGAGATGATCTTCGAAGATTATGAATCCAATAGAAAAAAAAGAATAAAAAGCTGA
- a CDS encoding sigma 54-interacting transcriptional regulator, with protein MNIKEIKTLGALKKSGYLPVSIKDELRNNLRTRIRENIPTFEGIHGYEHTVIPELERAILSRHNINLLGLRGQAKTRLARQMIALLDEWVPIVAGSEINDDPLQPISRYATNLIAEKGEDTPIEWLHRSARFAEKLATPDVTVADIIGDVDPIKAANLKLSYADDRVIHFGMIPRANRSIFVINELPDLQARIQVALFNILQEGDIQIRGFKLRLPLDVQFVFTANPEDYTNRGSIVTPLKDRIGSQILTHYPETVAIAKTITAQEARLDKRQEETVYVPEIAKDILEQLSFQARTSEFIDHKSGVSARMSITAYENLLSTAEYRALQLGIEKTTVRLSDFLGVVPAITGKVELVYEGEQEGAAAVAHSLLSESIKTLFPTFFPKIERLEKQDYKSPYQELIDWFFEQSSLELLEETTDEAYKKALDAIPPLNALIEAYQGEVAPEDRYFMMEFVLWGLVEYKKLSKHRLSEGFQFKDVYGGYISGL; from the coding sequence ATGAATATTAAAGAAATAAAAACGTTGGGAGCCCTAAAAAAATCAGGGTACCTTCCTGTATCTATAAAAGATGAATTACGCAATAATCTACGAACCAGAATTAGGGAGAATATTCCCACTTTTGAAGGGATTCACGGGTATGAGCATACTGTAATACCTGAATTGGAACGAGCCATTTTATCTAGGCATAATATTAATCTGTTAGGTCTTAGAGGTCAGGCAAAAACCCGATTAGCCAGACAGATGATTGCACTATTAGACGAATGGGTTCCGATCGTTGCAGGTTCAGAGATTAATGATGACCCATTGCAACCTATTTCCAGATATGCAACGAACCTGATAGCCGAAAAAGGAGAGGATACTCCTATTGAATGGTTACATCGTTCAGCACGTTTTGCAGAAAAGTTAGCAACACCAGATGTAACAGTAGCGGATATTATAGGTGATGTAGATCCTATCAAAGCAGCCAACCTAAAACTGAGTTATGCTGATGATCGCGTTATTCATTTTGGAATGATCCCCCGAGCTAACAGAAGTATTTTTGTTATTAATGAATTACCGGATCTGCAAGCAAGAATCCAGGTAGCTTTATTTAATATTCTACAAGAAGGAGATATTCAGATTCGGGGATTCAAATTGCGTTTGCCATTGGATGTACAGTTTGTTTTTACAGCTAATCCAGAGGATTATACCAACAGAGGAAGTATTGTTACCCCGTTGAAAGACCGTATAGGGTCACAGATATTAACTCATTATCCAGAAACCGTTGCCATAGCGAAAACAATCACTGCTCAGGAAGCCAGATTAGATAAGCGACAAGAAGAAACGGTCTATGTCCCGGAAATTGCTAAAGACATTCTGGAACAATTGAGTTTCCAAGCCAGAACCAGTGAATTTATAGATCATAAAAGTGGAGTCAGTGCCCGGATGAGTATCACTGCTTATGAAAATTTATTGAGTACAGCCGAGTACAGAGCTTTGCAATTGGGAATTGAAAAAACGACAGTTCGCTTAAGTGATTTTCTTGGAGTAGTACCTGCTATTACAGGAAAAGTAGAATTAGTATATGAAGGAGAGCAGGAGGGAGCAGCAGCGGTTGCTCATTCCTTACTTTCGGAGAGTATAAAGACGCTTTTTCCCACTTTTTTTCCAAAAATTGAACGATTGGAAAAACAAGATTATAAGAGCCCTTATCAGGAGTTAATCGATTGGTTTTTTGAACAGAGTAGCTTAGAACTGCTAGAAGAAACTACCGATGAAGCTTATAAAAAAGCATTGGATGCTATTCCTCCTCTGAATGCGTTAATTGAAGCCTATCAGGGAGAGGTTGCTCCGGAGGATCGCTATTTTATGATGGAATTTGTATTATGGGGATTGGTGGAGTACAAAAAGCTAAGTAAACATCGGTTATCAGAAGGATTTCAGTTTAAGGATGTGTACGGAGGATATATCAGTGGATTATAA